The Chloroflexota bacterium region GCGACAGGAGGATCACGAAGTCCCCCTCGTCCGCGTCGTCCACGGTGGGGCCGATGTCCTGCGTATCCTCCCACAGGTCGCCCACGCCGCCGATCTTGATGCGGTCGCCGCCCATGGCCACCCATACGGCGCGGTTGTCCAGGTTCACGATGCCCGCCCGCGCCATTGCCGCCCGCGTCTCGTCAATGCCCTCCCAGTGGTCGTGGTTGCCGGCCACGGCGAACGCCCCCAGCGGCGCGCGGAGTCGAGCGAGTTCGGCGAAAACCGGCGCGATGTACTTCGCGTCGCGGTGGACGTAGTCGCCGCCCAGGAGGATGATGTCGGGCCGGAGGGCGTTCACCCTGTCCACCGCCTGCCTGACCCTGCCGATGGAGAAGTAGGGGCCGTGGTGGATGTCCGACAGGAACGCGATGGTGCGGCCCTGGAAGCCGTCGGGCACGTCGGGGTCGGCGATCTCCAATCGGGTAACACCCAGCCGACGCGGCTCCACCAGGGCGTAGCCGACGAGCAACGCGGTCATGATGACGCCTGCCAGGATTGCGAACATACACCGATTCCTGCTTGTGGCGCTGAACTTTGGGCGTCTCGCGGGTGTATCTGTCATGGGCTACTCGCTGTTGGGTCGGACGCGGAGGCGCTTGATCTCGGCGCGGCGGCGTTTCTGCTCCAGCCGTCGCGCCCGCGCTGCGGCCGTCGGGCGGGTGGGGCGGCGCGGCCTCGGCGCGCGGAGCGCCCGCTCCATCATCTGCGCGAAGCGGCGCACGACCTCTTCCCGATTGCGCAACTGGCTGCGGGTGCTGCTGGACACCAGGTGGAGCACGCCGTCGGCGTCTATGTAGCCGCGCAGGCGCTGCATGACGAGCGCCCGCTGCTCTTCGGTCAGGCTGGGCGAGTGGGCCACGTCAAACAGCAGTTCCACCTGCGTGGCCGAGCGGTTCACGTGTTGCCCTCCTGGGCCGCCGCTGCGCGAAAACCGAAACTTGAGTTCCTCCAGGGGGACGGTGTACCCCTCGCCGGAATTCGGCATGCGCACCTCCGCCCCAATGCTACCATCGGCGCGGGGTTTTGTCAACGTGTACAAATCTTAACGTACAGGGGCGAAATCGGCCTGCATGTGAGTGCCAAGTGAGTGGGGGTATAGTATCATGTAAGCGCACCACGAAATCACGGGGCGCCGGGCGGTTACAGGCGCTCCGCAATCGGGTGGCGGGAAACGTGAGAACTCGGTTGAGCCTACCCTTGCTGCCAAGACTGCGCGGGGCACAGGGGAAGTTGTCCCTTGCCCTGCTTCCGTGTGCCTCCCATCCGAAAGCGGCTCTACAAACCGAGGGGGTTGCAGGTCTCTCCCCGTGGGTGGTCATCGCGGGGCTGGTGGTAGTCGTAGGGCTGGCGGTTGTTGCCCTGGGGCTGCGCGCGCGCGTTCGGCGCCACGAGGAGGAACGGGCGCTGCTGACCGAAGTCGCCGAGATTGTCGGCGACGCCCGCGAACTCCGGCCCATGCTTGCGGCGGCGCTGGAACGCTCCGTGCGCCTGCTGGGAGCCAGGGCCGGCGCCATCTGCATCCGCCAAAACGGGGGCCAGGTGGCGGTGGCCCACCAGATGCCCGTCAGCGAGGCCGAGGAACTGCTGCGGCTGCTGGGCAAGAGCGAACCCATGTGCGCGGGCGAGGCCGTTCAGGTCGTGCGCGTTGGCCCCTCGGCGCCGCCGGCCTTCAGGGAGAAAGGCATCGCCGCCACCATCTCCATCCCCCTGACCCACCAGGGGCAACAATTGGGCACGATGTGTCTGGCACTCCCCAAGGATCGGCCGATTCCCGCGTCGCGGCTGGACGCGCTCGTTGGCGTGGGCAAGCAGTTGGCGCAGGGAATCATCCGCCTGCGCCTGGCCGAGGAGTCGGAGCAGAACCTGGCGCGGCTGGCGGCGCTCCGCGACGTGGACATGGCGGTGTCCGTAACGCTGGAATTGCGCCCTACGCTGCGCATTCTCCTGGAGCACATTCGCCGCCTGGAGGGTGTGGTCGGCGCGGCCGTTACGCTGGTGGACGCCAGCACGCGCGTGCAGACGCTGGCCGAGCAGTCGGGCCTGGACGCGCTGCTGGAGAACGCCGGCAGGTGGGCCGCGCTGGACTACCTGGGCGAGCAGGTGTTGCACGCGCAGAGCGCGGTGTCGCTGTCGGGGCTGGGCGACCGCCGCGACATCCCGGCGCTGCGACCGCTGGGCGAGGCCGGCATCCAGACGTACTGGGGCTTCCCGCTCATCGCGGGCAATCAGATCATCGGCGTCCTATCGGTATTCGCCAGCACGACGCAAGGGTTTGACCGCGCGCTTCACACCTTCCTCACCGCGCTGTCGGGCCAGGCGGCGGCGGCCATCCAGAACGCGCAACTGTACAACAAGGTTACGGAGCAACTCCACCAGTTGCAGGCGGCGCGCGAACTTCTGGCCCAAAACGAGAAACTCTCGCTAATCGGTGAGTTGGTCTCGGGCGTGGCCCACGAACTCAACAACCCCCTGACAACCGTCCTGGGGTATGCGCAGATGCTGGAGGAGGAGGCCGAGTCGGCCCCGCTGAAGGACGACCTGCACCAGATCACCGAGGCCGCCCTGCGCGCCCGCACGATTGTCCAGGGGCTCTTGTCGGTGGTGCGCAAGCACGAGCCGCGCCGCGAGTGGGTGGACATCAATCAGCCGGTGCGCGAGGTGCTGCAACTCAAGGCGTACCAATTGCACATGGACAACATCGCCGTGGAGACCGACCTGAACCCCGACCTGCCCAAGACCCTGGCCGATGCGCACCAACTCCATCAGGTCTTCCTGAATCTGGTCAACAACGCGCACCAGGCCATGGCCCGCGCCCACGGACGGGGGAACCTGACGGTGCGCTCGCATCTGCTGGACGACCGCACC contains the following coding sequences:
- a CDS encoding metallophosphoesterase gives rise to the protein MFAILAGVIMTALLVGYALVEPRRLGVTRLEIADPDVPDGFQGRTIAFLSDIHHGPYFSIGRVRQAVDRVNALRPDIILLGGDYVHRDAKYIAPVFAELARLRAPLGAFAVAGNHDHWEGIDETRAAMARAGIVNLDNRAVWVAMGGDRIKIGGVGDLWEDTQDIGPTVDDADEGDFVILLSHNPDYAERITTRRIDLVLSGHTHGGQVTLFGLWAAFVPSAYGQKYRSGFVDTGYTLVFVTNGVGTITPPVRFCAPPEIVAITLRRRY
- the arfB gene encoding aminoacyl-tRNA hydrolase, encoding MPNSGEGYTVPLEELKFRFSRSGGPGGQHVNRSATQVELLFDVAHSPSLTEEQRALVMQRLRGYIDADGVLHLVSSSTRSQLRNREEVVRRFAQMMERALRAPRPRRPTRPTAAARARRLEQKRRRAEIKRLRVRPNSE
- a CDS encoding GAF domain-containing protein; its protein translation is MVIAGLVVVVGLAVVALGLRARVRRHEEERALLTEVAEIVGDARELRPMLAAALERSVRLLGARAGAICIRQNGGQVAVAHQMPVSEAEELLRLLGKSEPMCAGEAVQVVRVGPSAPPAFREKGIAATISIPLTHQGQQLGTMCLALPKDRPIPASRLDALVGVGKQLAQGIIRLRLAEESEQNLARLAALRDVDMAVSVTLELRPTLRILLEHIRRLEGVVGAAVTLVDASTRVQTLAEQSGLDALLENAGRWAALDYLGEQVLHAQSAVSLSGLGDRRDIPALRPLGEAGIQTYWGFPLIAGNQIIGVLSVFASTTQGFDRALHTFLTALSGQAAAAIQNAQLYNKVTEQLHQLQAARELLAQNEKLSLIGELVSGVAHELNNPLTTVLGYAQMLEEEAESAPLKDDLHQITEAALRARTIVQGLLSVVRKHEPRREWVDINQPVREVLQLKAYQLHMDNIAVETDLNPDLPKTLADAHQLHQVFLNLVNNAHQAMARAHGRGNLTVRSHLLDDRTIRVEIADDGPGIPPGLQHRIFEPFFTTKRDGTGLGLSIAEGIVRQHGGSISFESQQGQGCRFFVDLPVAAAAEPLPGAEEQGELPPVAPARILVVEDEPAVADFIAKTLQRAGHSVRCAANGQEALSTLADEKPDLIISDIKMPSMRGDQFFMELQVLYPDLVPRVLFITGDVADQRTVTFLEETGQARLIKPFGADELRRMVARMLR